Proteins encoded by one window of Lathyrus oleraceus cultivar Zhongwan6 chromosome 1, CAAS_Psat_ZW6_1.0, whole genome shotgun sequence:
- the LOC127137050 gene encoding uncharacterized protein LOC127137050: MAENLPETVSLSSQPSPSHPSSSSSSSQKSPQDPPQPLAPELSSFPQFPGGYYQMFHGMHPALIPGLNAPQIEEHANRGAGIYAVPVNPFDRHVTGLPYTTLIPLTYRTPTPSSEAAAAGENQGQAAQHPQQQQAAPQRQVVVRRFQIAFQIDLLLMLKLAAVIFLFNQDGSRQRLVVLVLFAVLVYLYQTGALTPIIRWLSQNMQRAAAPPRPPRPAARAENVPPARLEGDNAAPAEGQPEAAIGNQPTNEADRAIENENGAEADRGNGGNQWWGIVKEIKMIVFGFITSLLPGFHNHMD, translated from the exons ATGGCAGAAAATCTTCCCGAAACGGTGTCGCTTAGTTCACAACCTTCTCCTTCTCATCCTTcctcttcctcttcctcttcGCAGAAATCGCCTCAAGATCCACCCCAG CCTCTGGCCCCGGAACTTTCCAGTTTTCCGCAATTTCCGGGTGGATATTATCAAATGTTTCATGGTATGCACCCTGCACTGATTCCAGGTTTGAATGCACCACAAATTGAGGAACATGCAAACCGTGGAGCTGGCATATATGCTGTTCCTGTTAATCCTTTTGATAGACATGTTACCGGCCTTCCATACACCACTCTGATTCCGTTGACATACCGCACACCCAC GCCCAGTTCTGAAGCTGCTGCTGCCGGTGAAAATCAGGGGCAAGCAGCACAGCATCCTCAGCAGCAACAGGCTGCACCTCAGAGACAAGTTGTTGTTAGGAGATTTCAAATTGCATTTCAAATTGATTTGCTACTGATGTTGAAGCTGGCAGCTGTGATCTTTTTGTTCAACCAAGATGGATCAAGGCAGAGGCTTGTTGTTCTTGTCTTATTTGCTGTTCTTGTATATTT ATACCAAACTGGAGCTCTGACCCCAATTATAAGATGGCTTTCACAGAATATGCAAAGAGCTGCAGCACCTCCTCGTCCACCAAGACCTGCAGCCAGGGCTGAAAATGTACCTCCTGCAAGGTTGGAGGGTGACAATGCTGCTCCAGCAG AGGGTCAACCTGAAGCTGCCATTGGAAACCAGCCTACTAATGAAGCTGACCGTGCAATTGAGAATGAGAACGGCGCAGAAGCTGACAGAGGCAATGGTGGCAACCAATGGTGGGGGATTGTAAAGGAGATCAAGATGATTGTTTTTGGATTTATCACTTCACTGCTCCCTGGGTTCCACAATCATATGGATTGA